The stretch of DNA ATGATTTTGCATCACCGAGGATTAAGTAGTTGATGATAGTCCTTTCCCATTGGATATCAAATAGCAATTCACCAGAGACCAGCAATAGAGAAACCAACAAGAATGGCGCACCAACATGAATCGCCTTAACACTAGGAATCATCATCTTGTCTTTCGTTGGCATACTTCCTCTTATCTGTTAAGTTGTATAATCCTGGGAAACGCAGCTGGTCTATAGATCTCTGATTGTGATTGCATTATCATCTAACTTATATTCAATTTTTTCTTTCCCGGTTTGACACTCTGTTAATCATATAGTAATCTCTTAAACTTTTGAGAAAAATCCCGTAAACCAAAGGGGATGTATTACTTAAGGTTTTCTATATCCCTTAGATCGAGGTCAGTAGTTATGATTGAAGTGAGATTCCCATAGAATCAATTCAATTTTATTTTTATAGCTATTAGATTGTATTACAATTATTATTTATAAACAACAAACCTTCATAATTAATCAATGAGCATCAGAAATTACATCCAGCAGCGGGAATTGTGATATTTCCATTACTATTAAAGGAACCTCACTATAGAGTTAAATTAAGTACCTACTCGTTCTGTGTATGTCATGCATCGACTAATTAGTCGCTAGATACTTCTTTTAACCAGTTATCAGTCCCGATCTTGGTTCTTCCTTTGAGAGCCCTTTGTCTGGTCTTCAATGACTCCTGAAACTGCTCATCTGTCATGCTAGGATCCCTAAGGTCCAGGAATGCCTTACAGGGAAACTCATAACAGAGTCCGCAATGCTTCAATTTTTTTTGGTTACGGCAACAATAATGAAGAGGACAGACGCCAGAAGGATCTTGGACGGTCCAGAATGGCTTACCCCTGACGTATCCACATCCCTTGCAAAGCTCTCCAAGATGATCACAGTTCCCACAGTATATCCCACACACTGGTGCAAGGTTTCTATCATACATGTATCTTCCCCCTTACATAGCTAAAAGCGCTGAAACGATATAATGTCGGGTAATTGTATGTATCCCTCTGCTTCCACTTGCCACAAACAGTTTGATCAAGTACCTTGCACAGCGCACTTGCCGTGAAAGATAAGGCGCTTGATGAAGCGAGTGTTGCTATTCCTTGCGATGTGAGTCGCAAGGAATCATCGGTTTACCTAAAGTAAAGATTCATCAAAATTTGCTAAATTCTAGGTTCTTGAGTACCTCTATAATTATTAGAATGGCTCTGCAGATGAGATCTGGTGCAATCGATAGTTATATTGATTTATTTTTTTTCTATTGGAGTAATATTATTGAAAATAATACTGCCTCATTATTAATTATTATTTCAATAATATTTTTTATTTTTCACTTTTTTATTCAAAAAAGCTTTTGAATCCCTTGGGTATATGCCGCAATCGAATATTTTTTTCAGTACATCTCTAAATTTCAATTTATCCATTTTCTAATATTAGGTCGAAAATAAAATACTTAATCTACTAAAGAAGAAATGATGTATTTCTCAATAAGTGGTTCAATATCACGCGGCTTTGGGACTATTTTAGATACTATTGCTACTACAAGATCCTTTTCCGGAATACAAGAGATAAGATTTCCTCCTGAA from Spirochaetota bacterium encodes:
- a CDS encoding DUF3795 domain-containing protein gives rise to the protein MYDRNLAPVCGIYCGNCDHLGELCKGCGYVRGKPFWTVQDPSGVCPLHYCCRNQKKLKHCGLCYEFPCKAFLDLRDPSMTDEQFQESLKTRQRALKGRTKIGTDNWLKEVSSD